Below is a genomic region from Telmatobacter sp. DSM 110680.
GGCGGTGAGGTTCTTGAAGTTATCCCAGCGACGATTTACCTGTTCGACCAATTGTTCCGGAGTAGCCGTCTGAACGTTTGCCGGAGCTTTCGGCACCGGCAGATGACGCTTCATGGGCAGCAGCGAACAACCGCTTAATAGAAGCGGCAACGCCATGGCGACCATTCCGAACCGGTGACGCACCATCATCGCTGCCCTGCCTTCTTGATGGCATGCCGATAGCCGGAGACATTGTGGGTGTGCTCTTCAAGCGTCGTGGCAAAGAGCGATTTGCCTTGTGGATTGGCGCCTGCAGCTACGAAGTAAAGATAATTAGAGGGGGCTGGATCCATCGCGGCACGCAACGAAGGCAGTCCTGGATTTGCTACTGGGCCGGGTGGCAAACCAGCATGTACGTATGTGTTGTACGGCGTGTCGAGTTTCAGATCGCTGGCGTGGATGGCGCCGCGCCATTCGTGCTTAACTTCAAGACCATAGATCACCGAAGGATCGGTCATGAGCGGCATATGTTTCGCGAGCCGGTTTTCAAACACGCCGGCGATCAGCGGCCGCTCCGAGTCCAAGGCCGATTCCCGCTCGACCAGCGATGCAAGGGTTACCACCTGGTGCATATTCTGTTTGAGACCAATTTGCGCGGCCTCAATACGGAATTGGCGAACCATGGCAGCAGCCACCTGTGCCGGTGTTGTCTTACGCTGAAACCGATATGTATCGGGAAACAGATAGCCCTCCAGCGTTTTTGCCTGCGGATCGATATCCGCCACCAACTCAGTCAGCCGCGCCTGCTGGTCTAGAAACTCAGTACGTGTGGCGATGCCGGCCTGTTCCAGCCGAGCCGCAACGTCGAAAATACTTGCCCCTTCCGGCACCGTCACGGCTACGGTGTAGACGTCGCCCCGGGCGATTCGGTCGTAGACGTCCTTCAGTGGCGTCGGACGGTCGAAGCGATACTCCCCCGCTTTCAACTTGCCTTTCCGCACCCAGCGCCACAGATCGAAGGCGAACTGGCTACGAATTATGCCTGCGGATTCCAATTGCTGGGCGATGCGCGTCGTCGAAGATCCGGGCGTGATATCGATGAAAGTCTCGGTCGACGGCCCAAATGGAGTGAAGATGACCCACGCGGTCAGCGCTGCCACCCCCAAAACGGCCAAAAACAACAGCAACAGCAATGCTTTCAGCGCGCCTGAGCTCTTCCTTTTTTTGATTTTGCTGCTCCTGCGAGCCATGCGCTCCTGAAAAACTCCCGTCTTTATCTAAGACGCAGGTGTAAACCCTGTGGATTCTCTATCTTTCATCATTGTATCGGGTCTCAAAAAATTTGCCCGCGCCATCGTTTTTCTGGGCCAATCACTCACGAAAGTGCTTGTATTCACGTCAGATGAATAAAGCGTCCGCGATTCAGTTGAATACAGCAACAATAGTGTTCTGCAGCAAGTACACATTGGAGATCGATCGATGACTTCGCGTGCATTCATTTTTTGCAGCCTTTTGGCCCTCTGCCTATCCACCGCAATCCAGCTGCGAGCCCAAGCTCACCCGGGTTCCGACGCAACGTCAGCATCCCAGGCATCCGTTGAAGTTTTTGGAGGATTCTCGCTCGCGGGAGGAGGTTTGACCGGAACCAGTTATGGTTTCAATGGAGGAGCGGACTTCCGGCTTGTACCGCGGGTCTTTCTCGTCGCAGACATCAACCAATTCCACGTTCCCAGTCCATCCTCTTCGAATACTGAGTCAGAAACCGTGTACCTTGCCGGCCCCCGCTACCTCGTCCCTGTTCATTCATCGTCGCGCACGTCCTTATTCGGGCAATTTCTGATCGGCGGTGACACCTTCCACAACGGCGGGCAGGCCTATACATACGAATTCAATAACGCCACCTCGCTTGCGCTCTCAGCTGACGGCGGCGTTGATTACGCATTGAGCCGACATCTCGGTGCCCGCTTTCAAGGCGGATACTTGCTCACGAAGCTTAAGTACAGCACCTACGGAGGACCTGTGAATCCTTCGTCTGCCTCTGACAATCAGGGGCGCTTTGCGGTAGACATCGTCTACCGCTTTTGAGCTGAGAGCTGACGCCAGCGGTTAAGCTGGAAAAGATAAGCTGGAATTCGGAGCCTGCATGGCAGAAACTCAGCCGCCGCGCTATCTGGCGCTCGACGTGGGTTCGAAACGCATCGGTGTTGCCGTCTCCGACGAACTGGGACTGACGGCTCAGCCGGTCCTGACCCTCGAACGGCGTCGCAATCAACGCGAAGACTTGCGGTCGATCGCGCGCCTCTGCCGCCGCTTCGGGGTAGCGGGTATTGTGGTTGGCAACCCCCTTACGATGACAGGGGAAGTGAGCGTACAGGCTGCAAAGGTGCAGGTTTTTGCCGCCGAACTTGGGGAACTTGCCGGGTTACCGATTCACCTTTGGGACGAGCGCCTGACTACGCATGAGGCACACCAGATGCTGTACGAAGCAGGTCACGCCCGCCAGGATCACCGCCGCGTGGTCGACCAGGTTGCCGCGACGCTTATCCTGCAATCGTTTCTCGCTGCTCAAGCCGACCGGCCGGCCGAATCAATCTAAAAGGCGGTCTGACAATTCAAAAGCGGTAAGAGCTACTGATTGGCATTCTGCAATATCTGGGCAAGGTGCCGAACACCCGTTTTTTCCGCATCTCCAATCACAAAGAAACGCAGTCCCTGGCTGTTCCACGTCTCGATGTTGAAGGCGTTTCGCGCATCGGCCCTCTCTGAAACTGGGAACGCGCTGCCAAACACGCCATCGTCCTGCATAATCAACACCGAAATTTTGTGCTGCCCCATGCCCACTACAACTTGTGCCGACGGCTGCTGATGCAGATACACTAACCGGCCGCCGAGCAAGGTGAATTCAGTCCCAGCGAACTCGGGAAGGTTGAATGAAAAGGGGATGCGCCCCTGGAACCACGGCTTCACCGTGTGCCGGTCAGAGGAGACGACGTCATACGGATTCGCACTCGCCAAATCGCCCACGTGTAAGTCTGCTACTTCTCGATAAGCATCCGCGCGCACGGCACCTTGTCGCATCCAGAACATAACGAAGACCAGCATCGCCAGCGCCGCAATCGCGAGGGAAAGGCCTCCAAATGCTTTGAAGCCCGGTTTGCGCGGCGCGGTCTGGGACTGGATTTTGCGTCTGAATTCCACACTCGGGGTGAACCGTGTGCGTGCTGTTCTCATGGTTCGGCGCACGCTCAGCATGCTCGCAACCTCTGCCGTGCATGTACTGCAGGTGGAGAGATGCCGTTCCAGGGCATTTCCCTCCTCTGCTTGCACCTCTCCATCTAAATATGCTGCAAGCATCTCGCGATCCTGATCGCAAGGCATCATCGCACCTCCTGGCCAGCGTTTGCGTTGAGCGCCGCTCGCAAGCTTGCACGGGCCCGCGAAAGCCGCGACATCACTGTTCCCGGCGGGACATCAAGCACCTCGGCAATCTCGCGGTACGACATCTCCTCCACCTCGCTGAGCAGAATAATCTGCCGGTAGTTCACCGGAAGGGACTCCAGTGCGGTAAAGACGGCATGCTCGCTTTGGCTGCGCAGCAACAGTAGCTCAGGGGTCAAGTCGTGCGCCATCGCCAGGTCGGTTCTTAATTCGTCGTCTTCAAGATATTGCGTATTCCGGGCAGCGAGACCACTCTTTGAAGTTAGGAAGATGTTGCGGAGAATGCGAAACATCCAGGCACGCAGGTTAGTGCCCTCTGCGAAAGAGCCAAAGCCTTTCAGAGCCTTGGCGTAGGTCTCCTGTACCAGATCTTCGGCGTCAGTTCGATCGCCGCCAGTGAGCCAGCATGCGTGGTTGTAAAGCTGGTCGAACAGTGGCATGGCCAACTGCTCAAAGAACACCCGATCCATCCTGTCTCCTGCGACCGACCTCAGCCCGGATTCTATTTGCCCGAGGATTGCCGGAGAAACTGAATAATATCCGCTCTCTCCTGGGGATTGGGCACGTGAAACGCCATGTCATTGTTCGGAACGACTGCTTCTGGATTGGTAAGCCACTGATCGAGTGAACCTTCGTCCCAGAGTATGTGCGCGGCTTTCAGTTCATCGGAATAACTGAAGTCCGCGATGCTGCCGGATCTTCGACCGTACACATCTCGCAGCCGCGGTCCCTCCTTGTTCTTGTCGAGAGAATGACAGCCTGTGCACCTCTTTTCGAAGAGCTGTTTTCCTGTTTGCGGATTTCCGTTGATCGCTCGGTCAATTCTGATTGCACCTTCCGCGCTGCTTACATGCGGGAAGGAAGAGATTGCCGCGGCCGTCCAGATTATTGCGACCAAGATCAGAATTCTGCTGTCAGTTCCCTTCTTCATTTTTCTCCTTGTGTCCAGCCGCTTCAATCCGGATGCGCTTTCTCTCGGCGCGCGTCCATGCTGTCACTTGCCGATTTTCGTTTTCGGTAAGGGCCGCCGAGTGGATCAGCGCGTAGGGTTTTGGCGGCATCTCTCCGCCTCTTGCTTCGGCAGCAATGCGCGCTAGTGCTGCAATTCGGTCTTCTGCGCCCATGCCTGCCCAGGCCGAAAAGTTCAGCGCAGTACGTCCTCTCACGACATCGCGTTCCACCAGCCACGAGACAGGAGCTATCCGGCTATACACGGGCCAATGCGTCTGGTTCGAATGGCAATCTGCGCAGTTTCGCTCGAGAATGCCGCGGACATCGCCGGGGACTTCGCTGCCGCTCAAGATCGCCGGGCCAGTGTTGTCATCGCGCAGGTTGCCCCAGGGATGCACGAACGAAAGGCTTCCACCGGCAGCGATTAGAAACACCGCACAAGCTATCGCCGGCCTCATGATTAAAAGCCCGACTCACGATACTGGCCCGTCATTCCTGACAATGTTGCGTCTACGATGGCCAGTTCGCGCCGCTGGGCAATGAAGTTCACATTCGTGATGCCAAGGACGCTCTGCAATCGATCGGCCGACACTTTCATGGGACCGGGCGATGGCGCTGCGCCCGGCGCCGGCTGTGGAAATGCAGTGGACATTGCGGTGTGGAACATCACGTTGCCTTCCACTTTTTGCATCACCTGGTGGATGTGGCCGTTCAGCACTGTGACTGAGCCGAAGCGCTTCAACATCGCGAACGCCTGTTCGCTGTCCGACGTGCCCCAGCCCCACTCTGGATAAACAGCCCACAGCGGGATGTGCGCAAAGATCACAATTGGCATGCTGCTTCTCAAGCTCTGCAAATCCTTCTTCAGCCAGTCGAGTTGAGTGGGGCCAAGCTTGCCCATGCCTTCGAGTTGCACGACGTTGACGAGGCCGATGAAGTGCACGCCCTTGTGGTCGAAGCTGTACCAGCCATTCCCCTTGGTGCCTTTGCCGTAGCGCTCGAGATACATCTTTCCGTCGTCGACCGACGTGTCGTGTTCGCCGGGCACGTAGAAAACTTGCCGGCGCGGCGAAAGCAACTGATCAAGAGTGTCGAACTCCGCTGGCTTGGAGGAGTGCGTCAGGTCTCCGGTGTGGATCAGGAAATCAGGACTTCCGGGAGCCTGATCGATTTTCTTCAATGCGGCCTGCAGCGTTGCCGTGACGTCGGTGTTCGCGGGCTTGTTGAAGCCGATGTGGCTGTCGCTGATCTGCACAAAGGTGAAATCAGACTGCGCGGACGGCTTGATTGGCTCGCCGAACGCGCGCGAGGTTGGCACGCCGGCTGCGAACGTCCAGACGAGTCCGGTGCCTGCCCAGGCCATGCACTTCAGGAATCCACGCCGGTCAATGCCATCGCTCCCGACCTCTTCACTGACGGAATTAACCTTGGTGGTCTTGTTGCGAATCTGCTCCCGTTCAAATTCATTCATCGTTCTTTCTCCAGAACACGTTGCCCGTGTACTGAAGAGAACTGAGAACGCGCCGGTTTATTCCGCGTGCGCAGATGAAAATTTCGATCTCTGGTCGGGCTTTCCGTACATATCGCGCAGATTGATGCGGGGGAAAGCAAGGCGCTTCGACTTCGCTCAGGATGACGGGACATTCAAGAGGTTTGATTGCGGGCTTATTCAGGATGACGTGTTTATCCACGGGTTTAGTCAAGGTCGCCAGCACTAGAGCTCCCCGCCGCCACCCGCCGGGCGTTGCCGCGTATAATGAAAGGTCTAGACGTATCATTTTTCGCGGTTGAGCAGCCCCGCTCGCCGCAACGGATCACGGATGCCCGATCACATTAAAAAGCAGCTGCTCAAAGAGATCGCGACCCTTGAGCATGAGCTATCCCACGAGTTGCCGGCTGAGATCAAGAAGGCCGTGGCCATGGGAGACCTGTCAGAGAACGCCGAGTATCACATGGCGAAGCAGCGGCAGGAGTTTGTGAATGCGCGGCTGGGACAGCTCAAGCGGCGCATGGCCGAGCTTTCGCTTGTGAATCTGGCGAACATTCCACGCGATAAGGCAGGCTTCGGTTCGACGGTGGTGGTTTACGACTCCACTAAAGAAGAAGAGATTGTGTACCGGCTGGTCACCAGCGAAGAGTCGGACGTGGCCAAGGGATTGATCTCGACGACTTCGCCGATTGGCCGTGGCATTGTCGGCAAGAAGGTTGGCGATGTGGCCACGATCGTTACACCGAACGGCAAACGCGAGCTGGAGATTCTGAAGTTGACCACCGTCCACGATGAAGCGGGCGAAGACGAAGAAGAGCCCGATACCGGCACAGAGAAGTAGGAAGCAAGAATGACTTGGACGAGTGCTTTTGGCCGCGCCTGCGGTTGGCTTCTTGATCGAATCGTGCACGGGCTTGCACTGACCCGTATCTCCCCCAACGCACTTACCTTCATTGGTCTGGTGATCAATATTGTCGCGGCTTTTTTCTTCGGCCACGCAAATGCAACCAATGCGGGAATTATGTTCTTCTATGCGGGATTGGTTATTTTCGGCGCGGGCATCTTCGACATGCTCGATGGGCGTGTCGCGCGCAGAAACAACCAGGTCACGGTCTTCGGATCATTCTTTGATTCCGTGATCGACCGCTACTCCGATGTGGTGCTCTTCTTTGGACTGCTGGTCTATTACGGCCGCATCAATCGCTTCCGCTATGTAGTGCTGGTTGCTTTCGTGATGATCACGTCACTGATGGTCAGCTACACACGGGCGCGGGCCGAGGCTTTGATTGGCTCATGCAAGGTGGGATTCATGGAGCGCCCCGAGCGCATCGTGCTTATTCTGCTGGGCGCGCTGTTTGAGCACTGGGGAGTAATGGCGCCTGTGCTTTGGGTGCTCGCGGTGCTCTCGACGATCACGGTGATTCACCGCATCCAGTACACCTACCAGAACACCAAGAATCTTGCGCCGCTCAGCCAGTAGAAGCCCAAAACAGTCGAAAGCCCCACGCTAGTTGGTTTTGCTTGTGGAGGGCGTCTTAGTGGGTTGAGTTGCCGCGCTCACAGGAATTTCCAAGGTCCCAGCATTTCCTGAATTCGTGTCGAAGATCGTGGTTACAAGGTGAAGATCCGTATTGGAAGGCAGGTCAATCTCCAGATGCGCTGGAAGCCCATCGCGCTGAATAGCGCTGTATTGATCAGGCCGTATCATTAGATTCTCCGCATCGCCCACCCAGTTGACGGCATTTCCATTGAGATCGTAGGCCCTAAGGCCAACCAGAATTCTGCCGCTCCGATCACCTTGCGCGTCGGACAGCAAGCGGACATCCTGCGCGCGAATAATCAAGTCCACATCGAAACGCGTGTAGGGAGCACTAAGCTTCTCATTTTGACCCGCGCGTTTCGCATCAGGCCCCGGTTGGATTGCGGAAGGTCCAAGGAGAACTCCGTAGAGGACTCCGGTGGCGCCGGGCATTCCGGATTGCAGGAGAGGAGCAAGCTGATCTATACCGAGATTTCCTTGAGAGACCGGAGTGTCCTCGGCGTTGTAACCCTGCCGGTAGGCCAGCTTGTACTTTCCTTTCGCAAGCTTGACTTCAATCTGGCGATAGTTTCCGTCCATCTTTTCGGTGGGCGAATAACCGAGCGTGTAGTAGTTGGCGCCGTCGTCGATGGCGTGTCGCATGGCTGCATTGAGGTCGTTGGTGTTGAAGAAGGCCTTCCCACCGGTGGAGGACGCTAGCTGCTCCATCGCGTTGATCGTGTCTGCGCGCTCCGCCGCGCCTGCCATATAGGGGGACGTGGCTCCGTTCTGGCTACCCGCGTGTCCTGCGATTCCTCCAGCACCAATACCGGAAACATCGGCTACTGCCACGTGCTCCGTCATCATTCCCTCTGCGTCGATTGGATACACGGCGATCCTCGAGACAGTGAAAATGTCGGCGGTCGTCTTGGCCTTCTCGACATATCCGGGGACTGCAGCATTCTGCCTTGTCGTCTGTTGCTGACCAACGGTGGGAAAGATGGTGACCGGAAACGAGCTTGCAAACCAGATGAGATTCTTGCGGCCGGGAATGCCTGCAAGGTAATGGCCAAGATAGTCCAGGGCCTTGAAGGTCATAGAGGCACGCGCAGCATAGTCAAAGGCGCGAGAATCCGCTTGCGCAGCTTGAAGTGCCGCGATGGCGAATGGGGAAGCCTGCATCACTTGTAACTCTGCAACCACACCTGCATCGTCGGCTTCGTTGCTACGACTGCGAGCGGCGTGATTCTTTTGCACCTGCAGTCCGTTTCGTTTGTCGTTAAGCGCCGCGATCAATGCCGAAGTATCCGTCGTAAATCCCTGGATATACCGCAGCTGCGATCCGAGGATAAAAATCGCAACACGGGTCCCCGGCTGCATGTGGGTGAGGAAGTCCATGACCTCCCGATGGACATATGCCTGATCCGGAGGCTCGGTGTTCAAGGTATCGAGCAGCAGAACATTGACCGCATCACTTTCCGGAGCCGGTGGAACATTGGTGTGCGCTCCCGCAGGCATGGGCGGCATTGCTGGCGGCGTGCTGGGAGCCTGGCTGCCGTTCGTACGCTTCTCAAAAAAGTTGATGTCTTGCGGCTTGCCGTCTTCCATCACCAAGAAGTCTTGTTTGGTAAGACCGAGAACCGGTTCGCCGTTGCTCTTCGTTACCACCACATCAACGACCACCGCGCGCGTTGTCGTCCTTAAGATCGGTGCCGGGACTGAGGCAGTATCCTCTTTTGCCGGGATCGGCACGACTGGCGTTGTTACAGGCGCCGCAGATGGGACCTCGGGAGGAGCCGGTGAAATCGGCGATGTTGCAGAGCTGGCTTTATCGGGAACCGGTTCAGTTGGACTTGGCTGAGAAGCGATTGCTGAAGCCGGGGAATCTGTGCCTTGAGTAGCATTGAAACTCGGGTTCGCGTCAGCCTCGTTTTCAGGAACCACCCGCACGTCTGCCCTAAACATGTGATATTGCTCGAACACTACTTCATTGAGCATGGTCTTCAACGGACGCGTCACAAATTGCAAGGCCTGATGTTCCACGTCGTTGGAATACCGAACTTCCTGGGCAATCGACATCGACAGGCTTCTTGCCGGGCAAAAGTAGCTCTTCCCGCCGATGTTCACCGATCCGTACTCAACAACGAGATCGGCACGCGTGATGGGATCGGTAGAGGTAAGATTCGCCTCAACACTGAGACGAAGGATGGTTCCGTCTTCCGGGTTGATCGTGATTTCTCCGTGATAGCCGGAAAGTTGTCGGAACGGAATCAGTTTGTTCCACTCCGCCTGACTTTCCGGCGTGCAGCAGTAGTTCACCTCGTAGTGAGACTTCTCTCGCGGAACCTCATAACTGAAGACTGCCTCAAGCCCACCGGATTTCTTTTCCCAGTGACTCCAGACCAGCTTGCTCTTCGCAGCGTCAACCAGAACGACTCCGAGGACGGGACCGAATATACCCCACGTAGTAAGACCGGGCTCCGCTGTCGCCGCTGCCTTTTTGACCGGTCCCGCATCCACAGTCTCCCGGCCATCACGGTAGAGGACTGTCTCGCTTGAGGACCGCACGAAGTGTAGAGGCTGGTAGGCAATGCTATCGGTTGATCTTTGCAGCAGCGGAGTATCTTCGAAGTGTTTGGTCTCACGCGTCGCAAAGAAATTGGGTAACTGGGGAATGGTCCTGCCGATATAGCTAACGGCGAGACCCATGATTCTGCGTTGCTCGGCAAAATTTGGTGCTGCCATGACAGGAATTTCAGAGGCGGGCGGATCAAGAAAGGCGGATTCGTCGACCAGGATCAGCAGATTCTGATAAGCCT
It encodes:
- the mltG gene encoding endolytic transglycosylase MltG, with the protein product MARRSSKIKKRKSSGALKALLLLLFLAVLGVAALTAWVIFTPFGPSTETFIDITPGSSTTRIAQQLESAGIIRSQFAFDLWRWVRKGKLKAGEYRFDRPTPLKDVYDRIARGDVYTVAVTVPEGASIFDVAARLEQAGIATRTEFLDQQARLTELVADIDPQAKTLEGYLFPDTYRFQRKTTPAQVAAAMVRQFRIEAAQIGLKQNMHQVVTLASLVERESALDSERPLIAGVFENRLAKHMPLMTDPSVIYGLEVKHEWRGAIHASDLKLDTPYNTYVHAGLPPGPVANPGLPSLRAAMDPAPSNYLYFVAAGANPQGKSLFATTLEEHTHNVSGYRHAIKKAGQR
- the ruvX gene encoding Holliday junction resolvase RuvX: MAETQPPRYLALDVGSKRIGVAVSDELGLTAQPVLTLERRRNQREDLRSIARLCRRFGVAGIVVGNPLTMTGEVSVQAAKVQVFAAELGELAGLPIHLWDERLTTHEAHQMLYEAGHARQDHRRVVDQVAATLILQSFLAAQADRPAESI
- a CDS encoding zf-HC2 domain-containing protein — translated: MMPCDQDREMLAAYLDGEVQAEEGNALERHLSTCSTCTAEVASMLSVRRTMRTARTRFTPSVEFRRKIQSQTAPRKPGFKAFGGLSLAIAALAMLVFVMFWMRQGAVRADAYREVADLHVGDLASANPYDVVSSDRHTVKPWFQGRIPFSFNLPEFAGTEFTLLGGRLVYLHQQPSAQVVVGMGQHKISVLIMQDDGVFGSAFPVSERADARNAFNIETWNSQGLRFFVIGDAEKTGVRHLAQILQNANQ
- a CDS encoding sigma-70 family RNA polymerase sigma factor, with the protein product MDRVFFEQLAMPLFDQLYNHACWLTGGDRTDAEDLVQETYAKALKGFGSFAEGTNLRAWMFRILRNIFLTSKSGLAARNTQYLEDDELRTDLAMAHDLTPELLLLRSQSEHAVFTALESLPVNYRQIILLSEVEEMSYREIAEVLDVPPGTVMSRLSRARASLRAALNANAGQEVR
- a CDS encoding c-type cytochrome; translation: MKKGTDSRILILVAIIWTAAAISSFPHVSSAEGAIRIDRAINGNPQTGKQLFEKRCTGCHSLDKNKEGPRLRDVYGRRSGSIADFSYSDELKAAHILWDEGSLDQWLTNPEAVVPNNDMAFHVPNPQERADIIQFLRQSSGK
- a CDS encoding heme-binding domain-containing protein — encoded protein: MRPAIACAVFLIAAGGSLSFVHPWGNLRDDNTGPAILSGSEVPGDVRGILERNCADCHSNQTHWPVYSRIAPVSWLVERDVVRGRTALNFSAWAGMGAEDRIAALARIAAEARGGEMPPKPYALIHSAALTENENRQVTAWTRAERKRIRIEAAGHKEKNEEGN
- a CDS encoding metallophosphoesterase encodes the protein MNEFEREQIRNKTTKVNSVSEEVGSDGIDRRGFLKCMAWAGTGLVWTFAAGVPTSRAFGEPIKPSAQSDFTFVQISDSHIGFNKPANTDVTATLQAALKKIDQAPGSPDFLIHTGDLTHSSKPAEFDTLDQLLSPRRQVFYVPGEHDTSVDDGKMYLERYGKGTKGNGWYSFDHKGVHFIGLVNVVQLEGMGKLGPTQLDWLKKDLQSLRSSMPIVIFAHIPLWAVYPEWGWGTSDSEQAFAMLKRFGSVTVLNGHIHQVMQKVEGNVMFHTAMSTAFPQPAPGAAPSPGPMKVSADRLQSVLGITNVNFIAQRRELAIVDATLSGMTGQYRESGF
- the greA gene encoding transcription elongation factor GreA; the encoded protein is MPDHIKKQLLKEIATLEHELSHELPAEIKKAVAMGDLSENAEYHMAKQRQEFVNARLGQLKRRMAELSLVNLANIPRDKAGFGSTVVVYDSTKEEEIVYRLVTSEESDVAKGLISTTSPIGRGIVGKKVGDVATIVTPNGKRELEILKLTTVHDEAGEDEEEPDTGTEK
- a CDS encoding CDP-alcohol phosphatidyltransferase family protein gives rise to the protein MTWTSAFGRACGWLLDRIVHGLALTRISPNALTFIGLVINIVAAFFFGHANATNAGIMFFYAGLVIFGAGIFDMLDGRVARRNNQVTVFGSFFDSVIDRYSDVVLFFGLLVYYGRINRFRYVVLVAFVMITSLMVSYTRARAEALIGSCKVGFMERPERIVLILLGALFEHWGVMAPVLWVLAVLSTITVIHRIQYTYQNTKNLAPLSQ
- a CDS encoding VWA domain-containing protein, whose product is MRKLAILILLAGMTLPAFASKRVTVAQLEQALNAARGRPDAEVAQQISDLELTERLSTEKLSQLRAGLPGDKAYQNLLILVDESAFLDPPASEIPVMAAPNFAEQRRIMGLAVSYIGRTIPQLPNFFATRETKHFEDTPLLQRSTDSIAYQPLHFVRSSSETVLYRDGRETVDAGPVKKAAATAEPGLTTWGIFGPVLGVVLVDAAKSKLVWSHWEKKSGGLEAVFSYEVPREKSHYEVNYCCTPESQAEWNKLIPFRQLSGYHGEITINPEDGTILRLSVEANLTSTDPITRADLVVEYGSVNIGGKSYFCPARSLSMSIAQEVRYSNDVEHQALQFVTRPLKTMLNEVVFEQYHMFRADVRVVPENEADANPSFNATQGTDSPASAIASQPSPTEPVPDKASSATSPISPAPPEVPSAAPVTTPVVPIPAKEDTASVPAPILRTTTRAVVVDVVVTKSNGEPVLGLTKQDFLVMEDGKPQDINFFEKRTNGSQAPSTPPAMPPMPAGAHTNVPPAPESDAVNVLLLDTLNTEPPDQAYVHREVMDFLTHMQPGTRVAIFILGSQLRYIQGFTTDTSALIAALNDKRNGLQVQKNHAARSRSNEADDAGVVAELQVMQASPFAIAALQAAQADSRAFDYAARASMTFKALDYLGHYLAGIPGRKNLIWFASSFPVTIFPTVGQQQTTRQNAAVPGYVEKAKTTADIFTVSRIAVYPIDAEGMMTEHVAVADVSGIGAGGIAGHAGSQNGATSPYMAGAAERADTINAMEQLASSTGGKAFFNTNDLNAAMRHAIDDGANYYTLGYSPTEKMDGNYRQIEVKLAKGKYKLAYRQGYNAEDTPVSQGNLGIDQLAPLLQSGMPGATGVLYGVLLGPSAIQPGPDAKRAGQNEKLSAPYTRFDVDLIIRAQDVRLLSDAQGDRSGRILVGLRAYDLNGNAVNWVGDAENLMIRPDQYSAIQRDGLPAHLEIDLPSNTDLHLVTTIFDTNSGNAGTLEIPVSAATQPTKTPSTSKTN